From one Danio rerio strain Tuebingen ecotype United States chromosome 19, GRCz12tu, whole genome shotgun sequence genomic stretch:
- the elmo1 gene encoding engulfment and cell motility protein 1 isoform X5, which produces MQVVKEQITRALTIKPNSLDQFKSRLQNLSYTEILKLRQSERMNQEDFQSRPILELREKIQPEIMELIKQQRLNRLCEGTCFRKISSRRRQDKFWYCRLSPNHKVLHYGDLEESPQGEVPHDSLQDKLPVADIKAVVTGKDCPHMKEKGALKQNKEVLELAFSVLYESDEYLNFIAPDKHEYCVWTDGLNALLGKEMSSEFTRSDMDTLLNMEMKLRLLDLENIQIPEVPPPIPKEPSNYDFVYDCN; this is translated from the exons ATGCAGGTGGTGAAGGAACAGATCACTCGAGCGCTCACCATCAAGCCTAACTCTCTGGATCAGTTTAAAAGTCGTCTGCAAAATCTGAGCTACACTGAGATCCTCAAATTGCGCCAGTCTGAGAGGATGAACCAGGAGGATTTCCAATCCCGGCCCATTTT GGAGCTTAGGGAGAAAATCCAGCCAGAGATCATGGAGTTGATCAAACAGCAGCGTCTCAATCGCCTGTGCGAGGGCACCTGCTTCAGGAAGATCAGCAGCAGAAGGAGACAGG ACAAGTTCTGGTACTGTCGATTGTCGCCTAATCATAAAGTTCTCCACTATGGAGATCTGGAGGAGAGCCCTCAGGGAGAAGTACCCCATGATTCCCTACAGGACAAGC TTCCTGTGGCTGATATCAAAGCTGTTGTCACTGGTAAAGACTGTCCGCACATGAAGGAAAAGGGAGCTCTGAAGCAGAACAAG GAGGTGCTAGAGCTGGCTTTCTCTGTCCTCTACGAGTCTGATGAGTATCTAAACTTCATAGCCCCCGACAAGCATGAG TACTGCGTGTGGACAGATGGGCTGAATGCACTGCTGGGGAAGGAGATGAGCAGTGAGTTCACTCGCTCAGACATGGACACTCTTCTCAACATGGAAATGAAGCTTCGCCTGCTAGACCTGGAGAACATCCAGATTCCTGAAGTTCCTCCCCCGATCCCCAAAGAGCCAAGCAATTATGACTTTGTTTATGATTGCAACTAA